One window of the Pelosinus sp. IPA-1 genome contains the following:
- the whiA gene encoding DNA-binding protein WhiA yields MSSYSAEVRNELARIVGEQECCNVAELASLIRMGGTMLIGGNSSLGINFTTENAAVARKALTLIKSGFHLKTEVVVTRGRRLKKNNSYLIKVVPSPVVTELLSVLGIMRGDNLNVKSDSGILRKACCRRAYLRGSFLGGGSVNKPEGDYHLELVTGNLDFAKTLVRLMKYFSLPVRMTERKNDYIVYLKDGDAITSFLRIIGAHNALMTFENVRVVKEMRNQVNRLVNCETANLQKTVNAAVRQVKCIQLIALRIGLNKLPHSLREVADLRLAHPEATLQELVDAMDGRVGRSGMNHRLRKIEQIAMELEHE; encoded by the coding sequence ATGTCTTCTTATTCTGCTGAAGTGAGAAATGAATTGGCTCGTATTGTGGGAGAGCAGGAATGTTGCAATGTAGCAGAACTAGCTTCCCTTATTCGTATGGGTGGTACCATGTTAATTGGTGGGAATAGTAGTCTGGGCATTAATTTTACTACCGAAAATGCGGCTGTAGCGCGTAAAGCCCTAACTTTAATTAAGAGTGGCTTTCATTTAAAAACAGAAGTAGTTGTCACCCGTGGCCGTCGCTTGAAAAAAAATAATTCTTATTTAATTAAAGTAGTGCCATCCCCAGTAGTAACAGAATTACTGTCTGTACTTGGGATTATGCGTGGCGATAATTTGAATGTAAAAAGTGATAGTGGTATTTTACGCAAGGCCTGCTGTCGCCGGGCCTATTTACGTGGTTCCTTTTTGGGTGGCGGTTCAGTGAACAAACCGGAAGGGGACTATCATCTAGAGTTGGTTACAGGAAATTTAGATTTTGCTAAAACTTTGGTAAGGTTAATGAAATATTTTTCTCTGCCTGTTCGTATGACAGAACGAAAGAATGATTATATTGTTTATTTAAAAGATGGTGATGCCATAACCAGCTTTTTACGGATTATTGGCGCGCATAATGCACTTATGACCTTTGAAAATGTGCGTGTGGTAAAAGAAATGCGCAATCAGGTGAATCGCCTAGTGAACTGTGAAACGGCCAATTTGCAAAAGACCGTGAATGCGGCGGTTAGACAGGTAAAGTGCATTCAATTAATTGCTCTACGGATTGGCCTAAATAAACTCCCCCATTCTTTAAGAGAGGTTGCAGATTTAAGGTTAGCTCATCCAGAAGCCACTTTGCAGGAATTGGTAGATGCTATGGATGGCCGAGTCGGAAGATCAGGCATGAATCACCGATTGCGCAAAATAGAGCAGATTGCGATGGAGTTGGAACATGAATAA
- a CDS encoding YvcK family protein produces the protein MHFLKWMYPGIKVKRWLLLFSLGVLVASMGLAIVLNYKYAGNLEETIFRMVYLTTGKYYYTVTTVVGIFIIAGGLIVMTLATRQIIASVISVLIPDGSDRLIELIFQKRKLNRGPAVTVIGGGTGLSVLLRGIKGVTSNITAIVTVADDGGSSGRIRQDLDMIPPGDLRNCLVALADTEPLMEKLFQHRFGGAGGLAGHNFGNLFIAAMTEVLGDVEQALKESSKVLAVRGKVLPASTQKVRLWAKMVDGSVVEGESQIPLANKRIESVYLQPEETMPVESSLEAIRDADAIILGPGSLYTSILPNLLVRGIADTLRKSQAVKIYICNVMTQPGETDGYSASEHVKAILDHVGPGVIDYVVINGQNVAVELQEKYADQGAYPVEPDLKVIEAMGIKAVVADVISETNWVRHDPLKLSRTIVSMIYKLKANSERMRLLDYYLIAESIKDLKKTER, from the coding sequence ATGCACTTTTTAAAATGGATGTACCCAGGCATTAAGGTAAAACGCTGGCTGCTATTATTTTCTTTAGGTGTTTTGGTTGCCAGTATGGGGCTTGCTATTGTGCTGAATTATAAATATGCAGGTAATTTGGAAGAAACCATTTTTAGAATGGTGTATCTAACAACTGGAAAGTATTACTATACAGTAACCACTGTAGTAGGAATTTTTATCATTGCTGGTGGTCTCATTGTTATGACACTAGCTACTCGGCAGATTATTGCTTCTGTGATTAGCGTATTGATCCCGGACGGTTCTGATCGACTAATTGAATTGATTTTTCAAAAACGCAAACTCAATCGCGGACCTGCTGTTACTGTTATTGGCGGAGGGACTGGATTATCGGTATTATTACGCGGGATTAAAGGCGTGACCAGCAATATTACAGCCATTGTAACCGTAGCTGATGATGGTGGGTCTTCTGGAAGGATTCGTCAGGATTTAGATATGATTCCCCCAGGAGATTTACGTAACTGTTTAGTAGCCTTAGCGGATACAGAGCCTTTAATGGAAAAGTTATTTCAGCATCGATTTGGTGGTGCTGGAGGATTAGCAGGCCATAATTTTGGTAATTTATTCATTGCGGCCATGACAGAAGTGCTTGGAGATGTGGAGCAAGCCTTAAAAGAGTCTAGTAAAGTTTTGGCAGTTCGAGGTAAGGTATTGCCAGCATCCACCCAGAAGGTAAGGCTCTGGGCCAAAATGGTAGATGGCAGCGTTGTAGAAGGGGAGTCTCAAATTCCTCTTGCTAATAAAAGAATTGAGAGTGTGTATCTACAGCCAGAAGAAACCATGCCTGTAGAAAGTTCTCTAGAGGCCATACGGGATGCAGATGCTATTATTTTAGGGCCTGGCAGTCTATATACTAGTATACTTCCTAATCTTTTAGTAAGAGGTATTGCCGATACCTTACGTAAAAGCCAAGCTGTAAAAATATATATATGTAATGTTATGACCCAGCCAGGGGAGACAGATGGATATAGTGCTTCAGAGCATGTGAAAGCAATATTGGATCATGTGGGCCCTGGAGTGATTGATTATGTTGTCATTAACGGACAAAATGTAGCCGTTGAGTTACAGGAAAAGTATGCGGATCAAGGGGCATATCCTGTAGAACCTGATCTAAAAGTAATTGAGGCGATGGGGATTAAAGCTGTCGTGGCAGACGTCATTAGCGAAACAAATTGGGTACGCCATGATCCTCTTAAGTTATCCCGGACGATTGTGTCGATGATTTATAAACTAAAAGCCAATTCGGAACGTATGAGATTATTGGATTATTATTTAATAGCCGAAAGCATAAAAGACTTAAAGAAAACGGAACGCTGA
- a CDS encoding cytochrome c biogenesis protein ResB, producing the protein MAEKDVALQGEAHKQGKLFLKAMKACSSIKVGMVLLLLLIGASMAGTIISVKGYDVYHSLVFRILLLLVCSAIFLRSVWQFSILYSSKYRTRLSSWGSLLVHVAILLIVMGALYGNQYGFSEEINLPVGSSYEINNSKYGIDEPFSLQLQKFETRYNPDHSVSDWVSYIIILGEGEEAAAQEIKVNHPYTYHGVSVYQSSFGMAMKTQYLSNEGNVLQEASLEEGNAMVLEEQPGVMIRFMRYIPSPTPQVLYIVYKDGREYDWGALPLGSSKSIGNAIGMVSFKEAQPFSGLLIKRDPGISFVWTGFVLLAFGFFLSLYKKDNTVFEPQRHNTTNVVHKGEKII; encoded by the coding sequence ATGGCTGAAAAAGATGTTGCCCTACAAGGGGAAGCTCATAAACAAGGTAAGTTATTTTTAAAAGCAATGAAAGCTTGTAGCTCTATAAAGGTAGGCATGGTGCTGTTATTACTATTAATTGGGGCATCCATGGCTGGTACAATCATTTCGGTAAAAGGCTACGATGTGTATCATAGTCTAGTTTTTAGGATATTACTACTCTTAGTATGTAGTGCCATTTTTCTCCGCAGTGTGTGGCAGTTTTCTATCCTTTACTCTTCAAAGTATAGGACAAGGCTTTCTTCTTGGGGAAGTTTGCTTGTACATGTAGCAATTCTACTCATTGTAATGGGGGCATTATATGGTAATCAATATGGTTTTAGTGAGGAAATTAATCTGCCTGTAGGTAGTAGTTATGAGATTAACAATAGTAAGTACGGGATTGATGAACCTTTTTCCTTGCAGCTCCAAAAATTTGAAACGAGATATAATCCAGATCACTCTGTGTCTGACTGGGTGAGTTATATTATTATTCTAGGTGAGGGGGAAGAAGCAGCGGCACAGGAGATAAAAGTCAATCATCCCTATACGTATCATGGAGTTAGTGTCTATCAATCATCTTTTGGTATGGCCATGAAAACTCAGTATTTGAGTAATGAGGGGAATGTGCTCCAGGAGGCTAGTTTAGAAGAAGGTAACGCAATGGTGCTTGAGGAACAGCCTGGTGTGATGATTCGATTTATGCGGTATATACCTAGCCCTACTCCTCAGGTTTTATACATCGTATATAAAGATGGGCGGGAATATGATTGGGGGGCATTGCCTCTAGGTAGCAGTAAGTCCATTGGCAATGCTATAGGTATGGTAAGTTTCAAAGAAGCCCAGCCCTTTTCTGGTTTACTGATAAAACGAGATCCAGGGATTTCCTTTGTGTGGACGGGGTTTGTCTTATTGGCTTTTGGCTTTTTTTTAAGCTTATATAAAAAAGATAATACGGTTTTTGAACCACAAAGGCACAATACCACTAACGTGGTACATAAAGGAGAAAAAATAATTTAA
- a CDS encoding radical SAM/SPASM domain-containing protein: protein MNNERWYQDLSVRNANRDYTGIISAISENYLNVPSHLQYVHIHYSLAMAYIAQGNPLAGISNLKIILNQIEKLTLDSNGEFFVSKIQMQLELLEGFFNNVLLFWENKHLDAATKIRDYAAQTGDQVLSTAAEIVMNQWHRVDTAEGACFVPRSPNMLQIEPTNICNMRCTMCPREKMKRTMGFMDIDLFRNIFNGWSSKYLTLPLEHLVFGGTINAIRRGAIKFFFMGEPLLHDSFSEMIEIVKKEGCTIVLQTNGLLLNDEFICENLLKAKPNVIGISIDGMSESSYEKVRRGSSYQMILNNVKNLYCARESLGLSKDINIFISTIVADHSEDAYNKAEVFLKPMAQFADRILYISLTRNREPVFFNSEGKMELMKSMQNSVNEEVFFCKEPLGKLNVLWNGDITPCCYDIDGVLKLGHSTDGIDRIWTGQQTVKLHNAILNNDSSEFPLCRECKNTL from the coding sequence TTGAATAATGAACGTTGGTATCAAGACTTATCAGTGCGAAATGCTAATAGAGACTATACTGGTATAATCTCTGCCATTTCAGAAAATTATTTAAATGTGCCTTCTCATCTTCAATACGTACATATTCACTATTCTTTGGCTATGGCTTACATTGCACAAGGCAATCCACTTGCGGGAATTTCAAATCTTAAAATCATATTAAATCAAATTGAAAAATTGACTTTAGATTCCAATGGAGAATTTTTTGTTTCCAAAATTCAAATGCAATTAGAATTATTGGAAGGCTTTTTTAATAATGTTTTGTTGTTTTGGGAAAATAAGCATTTGGATGCAGCTACAAAAATTAGGGACTATGCTGCACAAACAGGCGATCAGGTATTGTCGACGGCTGCTGAAATAGTGATGAATCAATGGCACCGGGTTGATACGGCAGAAGGGGCTTGTTTTGTACCCCGTTCACCTAACATGCTACAAATTGAACCGACCAATATCTGTAATATGAGATGTACAATGTGTCCAAGGGAAAAGATGAAACGCACGATGGGATTTATGGATATTGATTTGTTTCGTAATATTTTTAATGGATGGAGTAGTAAATATTTAACATTGCCGTTAGAGCACCTGGTCTTTGGAGGAACGATTAACGCGATTCGAAGAGGCGCCATAAAGTTCTTTTTTATGGGAGAACCTTTACTTCATGATTCTTTTTCGGAAATGATTGAAATCGTAAAAAAGGAAGGTTGTACCATTGTACTTCAAACAAACGGTTTGCTTCTCAATGACGAATTTATCTGTGAAAATCTCTTGAAAGCAAAACCCAATGTTATTGGAATTAGCATTGACGGAATGAGTGAATCTTCTTATGAAAAAGTGCGACGAGGCTCTTCATACCAGATGATTCTAAACAATGTAAAGAATTTATATTGTGCTCGTGAAAGCTTGGGCTTATCGAAAGACATTAATATTTTTATTTCCACTATTGTTGCTGATCATTCTGAGGATGCGTATAATAAAGCTGAAGTTTTTTTGAAACCGATGGCCCAATTTGCAGACCGTATTCTTTATATTTCCTTAACACGTAATCGTGAACCGGTGTTTTTTAATAGTGAAGGTAAAATGGAGCTTATGAAAAGCATGCAGAATAGTGTAAATGAAGAAGTATTCTTCTGTAAAGAACCTTTGGGAAAATTAAATGTTCTATGGAATGGAGACATTACTCCATGCTGCTACGATATAGATGGCGTTCTGAAGTTGGGGCATTCAACGGACGGTATTGATCGGATTTGGACTGGCCAACAAACAGTAAAGTTACACAATGCAATTTTAAATAACGATTCCTCTGAGTTTCCTTTATGTCGAGAGTGCAAAAATACATTATGA
- the ccsB gene encoding c-type cytochrome biogenesis protein CcsB has product MGNWEKEFFSIAFISYFVASCLYIGHLIWLKEKLGSWARIFTILGFLVNTLAMAARTINAGHIPFANMYEFGMAFVWGITLLYIYIEYRHKNYSLGAFILPVAFVLTGIFSNFYQEAHPLMPALKSNWLLVHVITAVIAYGALAISFALALMYLWKQRIEETGEQGPIMSKLPPLVTLSALVNQCIDLAVPFLTLLIITGAVWAEYAWGSYWRWDPKETWSLITWLIYAIYLHGRVSLGWRGKKAMNWAVVGFITVLFTFIGVNVLLPGLHSYALL; this is encoded by the coding sequence TTGGGAAACTGGGAAAAAGAGTTTTTTAGTATTGCTTTTATTAGTTATTTTGTAGCCAGTTGTTTGTATATTGGACATTTAATTTGGTTGAAAGAAAAATTGGGGAGCTGGGCAAGAATTTTCACTATTCTTGGGTTTCTTGTTAATACATTAGCCATGGCAGCTCGCACCATAAATGCTGGGCACATTCCTTTTGCTAATATGTACGAGTTTGGCATGGCTTTTGTTTGGGGGATTACCCTACTCTATATTTACATAGAGTATCGTCATAAAAATTATTCCCTGGGGGCCTTTATATTGCCAGTGGCTTTTGTGCTTACGGGCATATTTTCTAATTTTTATCAAGAAGCCCATCCTCTGATGCCTGCTCTCAAAAGCAATTGGCTACTAGTACATGTCATAACAGCTGTTATTGCCTATGGAGCATTGGCTATTTCTTTTGCCTTAGCTCTCATGTATTTATGGAAGCAGCGTATTGAGGAAACGGGAGAGCAGGGCCCCATTATGAGTAAGTTACCGCCTTTAGTTACATTAAGTGCTTTGGTGAATCAATGTATTGATTTGGCGGTGCCTTTTTTAACTCTGCTCATAATAACAGGTGCTGTTTGGGCAGAATATGCTTGGGGATCATATTGGCGATGGGATCCTAAAGAAACCTGGTCTTTAATTACCTGGTTAATCTATGCAATTTATCTTCACGGACGTGTTTCTTTAGGTTGGCGAGGAAAAAAGGCCATGAATTGGGCAGTTGTTGGCTTTATCACCGTTCTATTTACCTTTATCGGTGTAAATGTGTTATTGCCAGGTTTACATAGTTATGCGTTGCTTTAG
- a CDS encoding NapC/NirT family cytochrome c, protein MDLGELLSRSSLKLILLGIIVAVVGMLLSGASFVYSSGPDFCGSCHSMEHVYYTWQASNHKQFTCSDCHVPHDNIVETMYVKGENGMRDVYHEFLRDYPDTLYFTSKGKEIANGNCLRCHASVVENTHLAQGKLNCITCHRGVAHGQKMVPGGVRVE, encoded by the coding sequence TTGGATCTAGGAGAGTTGTTATCCCGTAGTTCGCTGAAATTAATTTTGCTAGGCATTATTGTCGCTGTAGTGGGAATGTTGTTATCCGGGGCTAGTTTTGTCTATTCTAGCGGTCCCGATTTTTGTGGAAGCTGCCATTCTATGGAGCATGTATATTACACATGGCAGGCATCCAATCATAAACAATTTACCTGTAGTGATTGTCATGTTCCTCATGATAATATTGTAGAAACCATGTACGTTAAGGGGGAAAATGGTATGCGGGACGTATACCATGAATTTTTACGAGATTACCCTGATACTCTATATTTCACATCAAAGGGTAAAGAAATTGCGAATGGAAACTGCTTGCGTTGTCATGCCTCCGTTGTGGAAAACACTCACTTAGCACAGGGGAAACTAAATTGCATCACGTGTCATAGGGGTGTTGCTCACGGGCAAAAAATGGTTCCAGGAGGGGTTAGAGTTGAGTAG
- a CDS encoding polysaccharide deacetylase family protein, whose protein sequence is MNKYMALGALFIVVVFSWIVWPTAGVPILAYHQVSEEDDIYSVTASQFEDQMKYLQENGYHAISLEDLFKSYQGQGNLPEKPVVITFDDGYEDNYLTALPIMEKYGMRATVFVVPSLVGTTEYLSWQQVSALEERHTEIGSHTMSHIALNEISPEEQRHEIEDSKTVLEQHIGKPVVFFAYPYGQFTGTTEQILREAGYQGACSGVAGLNRSSTDVFALKRVNVPHPKYGLWEFRLRLFRAHLYSKLGL, encoded by the coding sequence ATGAATAAATATATGGCACTAGGTGCCCTTTTCATTGTAGTTGTCTTTAGTTGGATTGTTTGGCCAACAGCTGGGGTGCCTATTTTGGCTTATCATCAGGTAAGTGAAGAGGATGATATCTATAGCGTAACAGCGAGTCAGTTTGAGGATCAAATGAAATATTTGCAGGAAAATGGTTATCATGCTATTTCCTTAGAGGACTTATTTAAATCTTATCAAGGACAAGGTAATTTGCCGGAGAAACCAGTGGTGATTACCTTTGATGATGGTTATGAAGATAATTATCTTACGGCTTTGCCTATTATGGAAAAGTACGGTATGAGGGCTACCGTTTTTGTTGTACCTAGCTTAGTGGGAACAACAGAGTATTTGTCATGGCAGCAAGTAAGTGCATTAGAGGAGAGACATACGGAGATCGGGTCCCACACAATGTCTCATATTGCATTAAATGAAATTAGTCCAGAGGAGCAACGCCACGAAATAGAAGATTCAAAAACAGTTTTAGAGCAACATATTGGTAAGCCTGTTGTCTTTTTTGCCTATCCTTACGGGCAATTTACGGGAACTACGGAGCAAATTCTGCGGGAGGCAGGATACCAAGGAGCTTGTTCAGGGGTTGCTGGACTGAATCGAAGCAGTACAGATGTATTTGCCTTGAAACGGGTTAATGTGCCTCATCCAAAGTACGGCTTATGGGAATTTCGTTTGCGTCTATTCAGGGCTCATCTCTATAGTAAGCTAGGGCTATAA
- a CDS encoding copper amine oxidase, whose amino-acid sequence MNWFKTGVLALIMPVMLHSTALASTVYSTVKLDGLKLPEWSTTVSPYGGKLLLSDSPETVPDDGIMYQDTVDGDIRLFFHHVNGTQVNKKIIVLLENADEVYPAHVTVTKFGLGGPSLDYLEVGKKVQKDYLQDENLYLLEVPEKGSRSLISFLDTSIVEPNMLVNGMYDFKTDRPITVKVMMMPVDADIQEFARAAKVLPADQYRLRGTFEGKDRLVVGKEVYDSKQSGAVALTLADNHIDPYVTGIDATDGTSTLNYGNYGIVYKVFLPSMSGGKASYYLNPRGGEYAGWLGLEYRHQDEHSIPTPADVMSFGSKKISESAFLGTYETGKAVWLTFSPPGASNLPIKLIIAPAK is encoded by the coding sequence ATGAATTGGTTTAAAACTGGCGTATTAGCGCTTATCATGCCTGTAATGTTACATAGTACAGCACTGGCATCTACTGTATATTCTACGGTGAAATTGGATGGTTTGAAATTACCAGAGTGGTCAACAACTGTATCGCCTTATGGCGGCAAACTATTATTATCAGATAGCCCAGAGACGGTGCCTGATGATGGAATTATGTATCAGGATACTGTAGACGGTGATATTCGCTTATTTTTTCACCACGTAAACGGCACTCAAGTAAACAAAAAAATTATTGTTTTATTAGAAAATGCTGATGAGGTGTACCCGGCTCATGTTACTGTAACAAAGTTTGGATTAGGTGGACCAAGTTTGGATTATCTAGAGGTTGGTAAAAAGGTACAAAAAGATTATTTGCAGGATGAGAACTTATATCTGTTAGAGGTTCCTGAAAAGGGCTCCAGAAGTTTAATTTCCTTTCTTGATACAAGTATTGTAGAGCCTAATATGCTTGTAAACGGCATGTACGATTTCAAAACAGATCGTCCTATTACTGTAAAAGTAATGATGATGCCTGTGGACGCGGATATTCAGGAGTTTGCGAGAGCAGCAAAAGTATTGCCAGCGGATCAGTATCGATTACGTGGAACATTTGAAGGCAAAGATCGTTTAGTTGTAGGAAAAGAAGTCTACGATAGCAAGCAAAGTGGGGCAGTTGCTCTTACCTTAGCAGATAATCACATTGACCCTTATGTCACAGGGATTGATGCTACAGATGGTACATCTACCTTAAATTATGGCAATTACGGTATTGTATATAAGGTATTCTTGCCCTCCATGTCAGGCGGAAAAGCATCTTATTACTTAAATCCACGGGGTGGAGAATATGCAGGGTGGTTGGGTTTAGAATATCGACATCAAGATGAACACTCCATACCGACACCTGCTGATGTTATGTCTTTTGGTTCTAAAAAAATCAGTGAGAGTGCTTTTCTTGGTACCTATGAAACAGGAAAAGCAGTATGGTTAACCTTCAGCCCACCAGGCGCTTCCAATCTACCTATAAAATTAATTATTGCTCCAGCAAAATAA
- the pta gene encoding phosphate acetyltransferase: MNFLEEMKQKARASKKRIVLPEGTDLRVLTAASAAAKEGLAELILVGNKIDILKAAGEIDLSQVLIVDVATAEKKEEYIESFYELRKAKGITKDQARELMKDPVYFGNMMIKQNDADGLVSGAIHSTADTLRPALQIIKTAPGTSLVSSFFIMVIPDCKYGQDGVFLFSDCGLNENPNADQLSEIAISSAHTMKGLLGITPIVAMLSYSTYGSANSELTQKVVQATALAKQKAPDLLIDGEMQVDAALVARTAKLKAPNSAVAGQANVLIFPDLNAGNIGYKLTERLAKAQAYGPITQGLAKPINDLSRGCKAEDIIGVIAMTAVQAQAKHS, from the coding sequence ATGAATTTTCTTGAAGAAATGAAGCAAAAAGCAAGGGCCAGTAAAAAGAGAATTGTTCTACCGGAAGGGACTGACCTGCGAGTTTTGACGGCAGCTAGTGCGGCAGCGAAAGAAGGACTTGCTGAGCTTATACTAGTTGGTAATAAAATAGACATTTTAAAAGCTGCTGGGGAAATTGACTTATCCCAAGTTTTAATTGTTGATGTTGCTACAGCAGAAAAGAAAGAAGAGTATATTGAAAGCTTTTATGAATTAAGAAAAGCAAAAGGGATTACAAAAGACCAAGCACGTGAGCTAATGAAAGATCCAGTGTATTTTGGCAACATGATGATAAAACAAAATGATGCTGATGGGCTGGTTTCTGGAGCCATTCACTCAACAGCAGATACCTTAAGACCTGCGCTGCAAATTATTAAGACAGCACCGGGGACTAGTTTGGTATCATCCTTTTTTATTATGGTGATTCCTGATTGCAAATATGGACAAGACGGCGTATTTTTATTCTCTGATTGTGGCTTAAACGAAAATCCAAATGCAGATCAACTTTCAGAGATTGCAATTTCTTCGGCTCACACGATGAAAGGTTTACTGGGTATTACTCCAATTGTCGCCATGCTTTCTTATTCCACTTACGGAAGTGCGAATAGTGAGCTTACGCAAAAAGTAGTACAAGCAACTGCTTTGGCAAAACAAAAGGCACCGGATTTGCTGATTGACGGAGAAATGCAAGTAGATGCAGCTTTGGTGGCAAGAACTGCTAAACTGAAAGCTCCTAATAGTGCGGTAGCAGGGCAAGCAAATGTGCTGATATTTCCAGATTTAAATGCAGGAAATATTGGCTATAAGCTTACGGAACGGCTAGCGAAAGCGCAAGCTTACGGCCCGATTACTCAGGGGTTAGCAAAGCCAATTAATGATTTATCAAGAGGGTGCAAAGCGGAAGATATTATTGGCGTCATTGCGATGACGGCAGTTCAAGCGCAAGCAAAGCATTCATAA
- a CDS encoding ammonia-forming cytochrome c nitrite reductase subunit c552, producing the protein MSRAQRFLAVFLGMMVLFFGFVVVRVWALKPSSTIKLSPIAAGEYDPAVWGKAYPLEYASYQKNLEQAPSPTGYGGSVKVQKADMQPEIYVNFKGNPFSKDYTEERGHLYSLDDLRESKRIGPTSKGACITCKTPYIEEFYKQSGWGFANQPLSGLIEQSKHPVSCANCHDPETMNLRVINPAFIEAMGRKGVDVTKASREEMRSYVCGQCHAEYYFEPETTRVVFPWDKGVTPQEMYQYYETKPNGFAQDFIHPDSKTPVLKAQHPDFEEWQNGVHGKFGVSCADCHMPYIRENGKKYSSHWMTSPLKNLDASCMPCHKEGTDQLYNQVKAEQDNVWQLQHTAGMNVAKAHETITKAGNNPNANQAELGNARELLRRAQWYWDYVAAANSMGFHNSVQELHTLGQSIDLSHQAIDAANRAIGNQL; encoded by the coding sequence TTGAGTAGAGCACAGAGATTTTTAGCAGTATTTTTAGGTATGATGGTGCTTTTTTTTGGTTTTGTAGTAGTGCGCGTTTGGGCTTTAAAACCATCTTCTACAATTAAATTATCTCCCATAGCCGCTGGGGAGTATGATCCGGCAGTATGGGGCAAAGCATATCCTCTTGAATATGCAAGTTATCAAAAGAATCTAGAACAAGCACCATCACCAACAGGGTATGGGGGCAGCGTAAAAGTGCAGAAAGCTGATATGCAACCTGAAATATATGTTAATTTTAAGGGCAATCCTTTTAGTAAAGATTATACTGAAGAGCGAGGACATCTATACTCCTTGGATGATCTTAGAGAATCTAAGCGTATTGGGCCTACAAGCAAAGGTGCCTGTATTACTTGCAAAACCCCCTATATAGAAGAGTTCTACAAGCAATCGGGTTGGGGCTTTGCTAACCAGCCGCTTTCGGGGCTCATAGAACAGTCCAAGCATCCTGTAAGCTGCGCTAATTGTCACGATCCAGAGACAATGAACCTTAGGGTGATAAATCCTGCCTTTATTGAAGCGATGGGGCGAAAAGGAGTGGATGTAACAAAAGCCAGCCGGGAAGAAATGCGTAGCTATGTCTGTGGACAGTGTCATGCAGAATACTATTTTGAACCTGAAACAACAAGAGTTGTGTTTCCTTGGGATAAAGGTGTAACACCGCAAGAGATGTATCAGTATTATGAAACGAAACCCAATGGATTTGCCCAAGACTTCATTCACCCTGATTCCAAAACTCCAGTGCTCAAAGCGCAGCACCCTGATTTTGAAGAATGGCAGAATGGTGTACATGGTAAATTCGGCGTGTCTTGTGCTGACTGTCATATGCCCTATATTCGTGAGAATGGGAAAAAGTATAGTTCCCATTGGATGACAAGTCCTTTAAAAAACTTAGATGCTTCCTGTATGCCTTGTCATAAAGAGGGCACGGATCAACTCTACAATCAAGTGAAGGCAGAGCAGGATAATGTTTGGCAATTGCAACATACAGCGGGCATGAACGTGGCAAAGGCTCATGAAACTATAACAAAAGCTGGGAATAACCCGAATGCCAATCAAGCAGAACTTGGTAATGCTCGGGAATTATTGCGTCGGGCTCAGTGGTACTGGGATTATGTCGCTGCTGCAAATAGTATGGGCTTTCATAATTCAGTGCAGGAATTACACACTCTAGGCCAGTCTATTGATCTATCTCACCAAGCTATTGATGCGGCAAATCGAGCAATTGGTAATCAATTGTAA